The DNA region CTAATACTGCTGTAGACACTGAAAAATAACTTTCTAATTCACCCATACCAGTGATTTTACATATTCCTTTACCAACCCACTTAATAATAAATGGTAATACTTTGATGTAATTTAAAATCCCGACTAATGCTGAAATGAAAACAATCGGCATTAATACATTGAAGAAGAATACTGATCCACCTTCAACAAATTGGAACCCTCCGAAAACAAAATCAGTTCCTCCCGCGGCTTGATTCATTAACCAACTAAAGAATCCTGAAATTCCAGCTAATACTTTTATCCCGCCTGACGTATGCAAACAAACATAAGAAATAATCATTTGGAAAATAACCATCCGGCCCATTTGCTTGTATCGAATGTTTTTCCTATCAGAACTTACTAAATAACCAATCCCAAAAATAAACAACAACGCTACTATCCCTTTAATAATACTCACATTAGCACCTCTTTATAGTTTTTTTAATAAACCTAAAGCTCCATCCACATCAACGAGACGTGGTGTATTTCCTGCAAATCTCTCTTCTGCAATACTTTGTGCGTTTTTATATAAATCATTTTCAGAGATCCCCAAATCACTAAATGGTGCCATACCTAAAATATTATCTCTAAAATTTATATAAGCATCTGACGTGATTTTAGCAATTTCTTCTGGTGTGCAATCATCTGAAAAGGTGGCTCCTAAAATATAACCAATCTCTTTAATCTTTTTAGGTAGAACTGGCGCTACATATTCAAGCGCCCCTGGTAACGCATAAGAACATGCCATACCATGAGGAATTTTATATTTTGACCCCAAAATATGCGCTGTCGAATGACCAACATGTGTGCCGCAGTTATTTAACATCCAACCACCTAAAGCTGCTGCCACCATCATTCGTTCACGAGCTTCTCTATTACTACCATCAGCAACTGCTGTTGGTAAATATTTAACAACTAAATACATAACTTTTTCACAGATAGCATCTGTAACTGGACTAGAAAGATTTGATGTATATCCTTCTGCTGCATGTGAAAACGTATCTAAACCTGTTGCAATTGTCATGTTTTTAGGTAATGACATTAGTAATTCCGGATTTAAAATGGCGATTTCACTTAATGATTCATTAGCTAATACAGCCAGCTTTTGTGATGTTTTTGTATCCGTGACTATTAATGCATTTGATAATTCACTACCGGTTCCTGATGTTGTGGGAACTGCTATTAAACCTGCACAATTCTTTATTGGCTTAATAGGATTTACGTAGTCAACTATGCTTCCTCCATTATGACGTATAATATTTATTCCGCGAGCAACATCAATGGAACTCCCTCCACCAATAGCAATAATACAATCACATTTATTATCTAAACAAATTTTTGCACCAGTATCCACTAGTTCAACCGGTGGATCAGATACGATCCGGTCATAAAGAACAAATTCAATATTTTGATCATTTAAATCATTTTTCAACTGTCCAATAATGGGCGTACTGTTCAAGAATGAATCCATTACTAACATAGGTTTTTTATAATTTGTCGTAGCTAAAATTTCTAATACACATTCAGATAAGTTATCTGTTACAACTACTTTAACCTTTTGCTCTAATTTAAAGTCCATTTTACTTTTCTCCTTTCATTTTTTACTATATAGTTTTGTTTCGAAATATTGACTTAAAATTTGAATACACGGTCCGGTTGTTAAAGCCGTTAAAATCGTGATAACTCCAAATTTACCACCCAATAAAATACCAATTAAAATTAAAACTAAATCCATAATGATTTTTGCTTTTCGAATACTCCAACCAAAACCATCTCTAATCGTCAGCATTAGACCATTAAAAGGATCCATCCCAATTTCACTAGCAACAAATAAACTAATCCCAACGTAATACAATGTTGTTCCAATTAATGCACCTAAAAGGCGGTGAATAGTAATATCATTATTAAAAATTAATGGATATAGGTTGCTTCCTATAGAAATGAACAGACCATAAGGGACAAGATATAAAATTGTCCCAATATTTAAATATTTTCTTCCGAAAATAAATAGAATAATGATCAATCCAACATTCATGTAGTTTGATACCATTCCCAATTGCGAGTGATCTAGTTTTAAAAAGGTTCTTAATCCATCATAAACAATACCAACCGGATCATTTCCAAAAAGAGTGTTATTATTAAACGCTACACCTACACAGACCATAAATATTCCAATTAGCGATACCCCAATTCTTTTAGGAGATAATACATCACTATTAAAAAATTTCAAATTCTATAAGCCAATCTCAGCCGCAGCTTTATCAGCACGATCACAGAATAATTTAACTTGTTCAATATCTTTTTCCATATGTCCACCATCATATTTGATACTTGTTTTACTTAACGAATCCACACCAAATGGTTTAATTTGGCGAATACATTCTTCAACATTTTCTGCACCTAGACCTCCAGCAATGATGACTGGAATATCAACGCGACGAACGATTTCAGCATCAATTGCCCAGTCATGTGTTTCTCCACTAGCACCAATACCTGTATCCGCAGCTAAACCAGAATCTGTTAATAAATAATCTGAGAATTTTGCATATTCAATCGCACGGTCAATAGCTTCCGGACCATCAACTAACACTGCTTGCATTAATTCAACTCCTGGGCAAGCTTCTTTTAATTCTTTGGCAAATTCAGCATCCGCTGTATATTCCATGCCAGCAATATGAACAATATCAGGTTTTACTCGCTTAGCAATTTCAATCATTTCTTCTGTTTCTTTATTTAACATGATAGCAACTGTTTTGATACCACGACGTTTTGCTTCATCAAAAATTTTATCTACTAACTCGTGCTCAACACGGTGAGCCGGTACGCCACCATTTTGCATTGGCACTAAACCAATGTGGTCTGCTCCAGCATCCATTGTTTTAACACTTTCTTCATACGTAATTAATGAGTAAATTTGTTTAATCATTTATTTCTCCACCTTTTAGTTTATTTTTTTTGCTACATATTTTTGCTACATATATTGTTGCGCACGCTTGACGACATTTCTAACACTCATATCTTTCGATACAGCATCAATACTTTCAACAGTTATACTTGCCGCAGCTTGTGTTAACAAACCAACTTCTTTTAAAGCTAATGCTTTACCATAATAAAATCTTGCCCAAGTAATGGTTGCCATACTACAGTCGCCAGCACCATTACAACTGACAACATTACTTTTCAATATTGGGATTAAATCAACTCTATCTTTGTTAGCACAGATAATACCTTGCTCTCCCATTGAAATAAAAACATTTTCAACACCAAGTTCAACAAGTTTTCTGGCAGCTTCCTTACCACTCTCTTTATCAACTACTTTTATCCCCGTGAATAATTCAGCTTCAATTTCGTTAGGTTTAAAGGTATCAATTTTATTTAAAACGCTTACAAATCTTGACGCTTTAACTACAGATACTGGATCAACAAAGATTGGGGCAGTAACGTGTTCTGCTAACCACTCAATTGAATCTTGTCTTAAATTACCATCAATGACACAAATTTCGGCTTTATTGATAAAGTCAATACGCTTCTCAAAGAACTTCGGAGTCATGTGTTCGATAATTTTCATATCATTCACGCCAGAAATCATGTCTCCATCCCCATCCGTGACGTACAAGTAAGTTGAACTCGCTTCATTTTTCAATTGTTCAGCATAGTCTAACTTAATATCACGGTTTTCACAGTTTCGAGCAAGGATATCTCCAAACTCATCATCGCCATACACCGTGATTAAATATGTGGGAACTTCTAATTTGACCATATTTTGAGCAATATTTTGACCAACACCACCATCAGTTAGTGTGATATTTCCAATATTTGAATCGTGCTCCCTAAAGTCTTTTCCTGAAATTCCTGCTATATCCATGTTAAGTCCACCTAACACAACAGCATACTTCTCATTCTCCATTCAAAAACACCTCCTTCATTTATTGAACAACCACATTATATTAATACATTCACTTTTATGTCAACACTTATTTAAAAGTTAAACATTTGTTTATTAAATTTGATTTAAAGATGAAAATAAAATATACTTAACTTATTAAATAAACGAGGTGCTTAAGATGACTGAAAGAGAATACGA from Vagococcus coleopterorum includes:
- a CDS encoding iron-containing alcohol dehydrogenase → MDFKLEQKVKVVVTDNLSECVLEILATTNYKKPMLVMDSFLNSTPIIGQLKNDLNDQNIEFVLYDRIVSDPPVELVDTGAKICLDNKCDCIIAIGGGSSIDVARGINIIRHNGGSIVDYVNPIKPIKNCAGLIAVPTTSGTGSELSNALIVTDTKTSQKLAVLANESLSEIAILNPELLMSLPKNMTIATGLDTFSHAAEGYTSNLSSPVTDAICEKVMYLVVKYLPTAVADGSNREARERMMVAAALGGWMLNNCGTHVGHSTAHILGSKYKIPHGMACSYALPGALEYVAPVLPKKIKEIGYILGATFSDDCTPEEIAKITSDAYINFRDNILGMAPFSDLGISENDLYKNAQSIAEERFAGNTPRLVDVDGALGLLKKL
- a CDS encoding YczE/YyaS/YitT family protein, with translation MKFFNSDVLSPKRIGVSLIGIFMVCVGVAFNNNTLFGNDPVGIVYDGLRTFLKLDHSQLGMVSNYMNVGLIIILFIFGRKYLNIGTILYLVPYGLFISIGSNLYPLIFNNDITIHRLLGALIGTTLYYVGISLFVASEIGMDPFNGLMLTIRDGFGWSIRKAKIIMDLVLILIGILLGGKFGVITILTALTTGPCIQILSQYFETKLYSKK
- a CDS encoding carbohydrate kinase family protein; this translates as MENEKYAVVLGGLNMDIAGISGKDFREHDSNIGNITLTDGGVGQNIAQNMVKLEVPTYLITVYGDDEFGDILARNCENRDIKLDYAEQLKNEASSTYLYVTDGDGDMISGVNDMKIIEHMTPKFFEKRIDFINKAEICVIDGNLRQDSIEWLAEHVTAPIFVDPVSVVKASRFVSVLNKIDTFKPNEIEAELFTGIKVVDKESGKEAARKLVELGVENVFISMGEQGIICANKDRVDLIPILKSNVVSCNGAGDCSMATITWARFYYGKALALKEVGLLTQAAASITVESIDAVSKDMSVRNVVKRAQQYM
- a CDS encoding phosphoribosylanthranilate isomerase, which encodes MIKQIYSLITYEESVKTMDAGADHIGLVPMQNGGVPAHRVEHELVDKIFDEAKRRGIKTVAIMLNKETEEMIEIAKRVKPDIVHIAGMEYTADAEFAKELKEACPGVELMQAVLVDGPEAIDRAIEYAKFSDYLLTDSGLAADTGIGASGETHDWAIDAEIVRRVDIPVIIAGGLGAENVEECIRQIKPFGVDSLSKTSIKYDGGHMEKDIEQVKLFCDRADKAAAEIGL